The following coding sequences lie in one Maylandia zebra isolate NMK-2024a linkage group LG14, Mzebra_GT3a, whole genome shotgun sequence genomic window:
- the LOC143412532 gene encoding uncharacterized protein LOC143412532 has protein sequence MREGGPKRWTHGQFHCYADDCQIYLTLKRKDAISIKPLLTCLDDIKAWLARNFLNFNKKKTEVLVFGPSGPCESSSVVLGSLEVYFKSVVTDLGFKLDSDFKLDNQIRAVVKSSFYHLRQLARLKSFLSRQHLETVIHAFISSRLDYCNSLYVGVSQSLLSRLQLVQNAAARLLTGTRKREHITPVLASLHWLPVSFRVNFKILMFVFKCLHSLAPPYLSELLHPHIPCRSLRSADQLLLEVPRSRRKLRGDRAFSIVAPKLWNNLPMHVREAPSLSTFKSRLKTHFYSLAFNLSET, from the exons gaggacccaaacgctggactcacgGGCAG tttcactgttatgccgatgactgccaaatttatttgaCACTAAAACGCAAGGATGCcatctccataaaacctctcttgacatgtctagatgacattaaagcttggttggctcgaaactttttaaattttaataaaaagaaaacagaagtgttggtgtttggacccagtggtccctgtgagtcctcctctgttgttttaggatccctggaagtctattttaaatctgttgttactgaccttggttttaagttggacagtgattttaaattggacaaccaaatcagagcagtggtgaagtccagtttttatcatttaaggcaaCTGGCAAgactaaaatcttttctttcgaggcagcaccttgaaacagtgatccatgcttttatttcttcccgcctggactactgtaactcactttatgtgggggtcagtcagtcattgctctcacgtctgcagctggttcaaaatgcggctgcacgactcctaacaggaactcgaaaaagagagcatataacccccgtgctggcctctctgcactggctgcctgtgtcttttagagttaattttaaaattcttatgtttgtttttaaatgtctacacagtcttgccccgccttacctctctgagcttcttcatccccacataccctgtcggtctctcaggtcagctgaccagctgctcctggaggtaccgagatccaggaggaagctcagaggggacagggccttctctattgtggctccaaaattatggaataatttgcccatgcatgttagagaggccccttcactgtccacttttaaatcacgtcttaaaacccacttttattccttggcttttaacctcagtgagacttag